In the genome of Blastopirellula retiformator, the window CACCAAAGAGTTCATCGTAAATCACTAACGACAAAACCGCAGGCACCCCGTGGCGCTCGGTCGCCGCGATCATACTTACGGAGACTGGACTATGTCGATTCATCGAACTTGCGACGGAGTAACCCGCCGCGACGTGTTGAAAATCGGCCTAATGGGCGGAGTAGGACTCAGCTTGTCGGGCTACTTGCAGCTTTCGCACGCCGGCCAGGTCGCCGACAAGAGTGCGAAAGCCGGGATCTTTATCGATCTGACCGGCGGTCCGACGCATCTCGACACGTTCGATCTCAAGCCCGACGCTCCGCAGGAGTTTCGCGGCGACTTTAAACCGATCGACACCATCGTTCCCGGCATCCGCATCAGCGAGCACCTGCCGAAGCTGGCCCAGCAGGCCGACAAGTTCTGCATCTTGCGGGGCGTGTCGCATACGCTGGCCGCCCATCGTCTGGGCTCGGAGTATGTGAATACCGGCACGCGGCCGATCGCGTCCCTCTCGTATCCGTCGTACGGTTCGGTTGTCGCCAAAGAATTGGCGGCGCCGACCGATTTGCCGCCGAATGTGGCGATTCCTCGCGCATCGCATACGTCTGGTTTTCTCGGTGTGAAGTACGCTCCGCTCAACACCAATTCGACGCCAAGGGCAGGCGTTCCCTACTCGGTGCGCGGCGTTAGTTTGAGCGGTGGATCGACGATCGAAGAAGTGAATCGTCGTCAGGACTTGCTCACGTCGCTGGACCGCAAGTTCCGCGGCTACGAGTCGGACGATCAACTGCTGGAGGGTTTGGACCAGTTCAGCAAGCAGGCGCATGCGATCATCACCTCGAAGAAGGCCCGCGAGGCGTTTGACGTCAGCAAAGAATCGCCAGCCTTCGCCAAAGCGTTTGAGGCCGACAACTTCAGTATGAGTTGCTTATTGGCGATTCGTCTGGTCGAAGCGGGCGTTCGCTTCGTCACCATCACCAACGGCGGCTGGGACACGCACCAAGATGCGTTCAATCGTCTGAAGGATCGTCAGTTGCCGCCGCTCGATAACGGCTTGGCCGCGCTGTATGGCGGCTTGGCCGAAAAGGGCTTGCTCGATCAAACGGCGGTCTTTGTG includes:
- a CDS encoding DUF1501 domain-containing protein codes for the protein MSIHRTCDGVTRRDVLKIGLMGGVGLSLSGYLQLSHAGQVADKSAKAGIFIDLTGGPTHLDTFDLKPDAPQEFRGDFKPIDTIVPGIRISEHLPKLAQQADKFCILRGVSHTLAAHRLGSEYVNTGTRPIASLSYPSYGSVVAKELAAPTDLPPNVAIPRASHTSGFLGVKYAPLNTNSTPRAGVPYSVRGVSLSGGSTIEEVNRRQDLLTSLDRKFRGYESDDQLLEGLDQFSKQAHAIITSKKAREAFDVSKESPAFAKAFEADNFSMSCLLAIRLVEAGVRFVTITNGGWDTHQDAFNRLKDRQLPPLDNGLAALYGGLAEKGLLDQTAVFVTGEFGRTPKVNNNGGRDHYPRCMTMLMAGGGIRGGQVIGESDEKGTAPADGHGITPDDAAASFYHALGIDHTKEYHTNTGRPITIVRDGNVIEKLFA